Part of the Gemmatimonadetes bacterium SCN 70-22 genome, CGGCGTTGTTCCTCGTTCAGGACGCGCCGGATCTGCTCGCGAGCGTTGAGCTTGATGGCCTCCATGCGGGGCCGGAGGGGTTCGACCTCGATCATGTACTGGCGGCTGCGCTCGTCGAGGATGGAGTCGACGGCGTGCTGCTGCTCGGCCGACAGGCGGAGGCGCTCGGAGAGGATGCCCCGCAGGCTGGCGGTCCCGGTTCCCGATGTGCAGACCTGGTCGCGGTTGATGTACCGGTTGGCGGTGAAGCCGAGGACCCCCCCCGTGAGAAAGGCGCCCAGCAGGAACATCAGCGCGAGGTTCTTGGAGTCTCTCATGACGGGCGCACTCAGTCGTGCGTGATGAGGTACCGCAGCGTCGCTTCACGCTCGGCGTTGCGCTCCCCGCGTTCGGATTCGGTGAGGAGGGGGATGTCGCCCGACGGACCGAGGAGCCGGTCGGCTGCCATGCGCTGCTGGGCGTCACGGGTCTGCCAGGAGGCGAGGGCGGCGATGAGCGCGGCGGCGGCGGCGGCGGTGAGGCCGATGCGCACCCAGCCGGGGAAGTAGGACCACCACTCGCGGGCGCGCTCGGCGGCGACGACGTCCATGATGCGCCGCTCGAGGGTCGTCCAGTACGAGTCGTCGGCAGGGGGCGCGTAGAGCTCGCGCAGGGCGCCCTGGATCTCGTCGTCGTTGGGGTCGCGGCCGTCACCGCGTACGATCTTCATAACTGGCTCCGTATCGCACTCAGTGCCTGGCGCAGCCGGGCACGGGCATGGTGAAGGTCGGACCGGGCCGTTCCCTCGGGAATTCCGAGCATCCGCCCGATCTCGGCGTGCTTGTAGCCTTCCACGTCGTGCAGCACGATGACGCTGCGCTGCCGCTCGCCTAACGATTCGAGGGCCCGGGTCAGGCGGCGCTTCAGCTCGTCCGCTTCCGCCGGGTCGCGGAAGGGCGAGGCAATGGTGTCGGCCAGCGTGTCGGCGTCACGCACCTTCTTGCGCCGCGTGATGTCGAGCGCCGCGTTGGCGACGATGCGGTGCAGCCAGGCGCCGAAGGCCTGGTCGGGGAGGAAGCGATGCAGCGCCTTGAAGGCATGCAGGAATCCTTCCTGCACCGCGTCCTCGGCATCCTCGTGCGTGAGGACGATCGAGCGCGCGACCGCGTAGGCGCGCCGCTGGTGCAGGCGCACGAGGACGGCGAACGACTCGCTCTCTCCGCGCTGCGCCGCCACCACCAGCGCGTGCTCGTACTCGCGGTCAGCGCGCTCGGCGGCGGACATGAACCGGCGGGGCGATGAGTCCGCGGGTGGAGCGAGCGGAGTGGGGATGAGCGCAGTCGTCACGGGGGCCCTCGACATGATTGTCCCCCGTAGAACGCGTCGGTTTGGGGCAGTGTTGAGAAATGCTCACGGTGCCGCTGCAGGAACTCCGGCCAGCCCGAGGTCACCGGCGCACGCACGCATGGCGTTGATCACGAACTGGATGTGGGGCTCCAGTTCGACGCCGAGGTCCGCCGCGCCGTTAACGACATCTTCGCGACTCACTCCGCGGGCGAAGGCCTTGTCCTTCATCTTCTTCATGACCGACCTGGCGTCGACGTCGTGAATGCTCCTCGACGGCTTGACGAGCGCGGTCGCGGTGATGAGCCCCGTCAGCTCGTCGACGGCGAACAGCGTCTTGGCCATCCGGCTCTCGCGTGCTACCCCCGTGTACTGCGCATGGCCCAGGATCGCCTGCAGGACGTCGTCGGGGTAGCCGCGCTCGCGGAGCAACCGGACTCCCTCCGCCGGATGCTCGGCGTCCGGGGCATGGGCCGAATTGGGCCAGCGCTCGTAGTCGAAGTCGTGCATGAGCCCGGCAAGCCCCCAACGTTCCACCTCTTCCCCGAACTCGAGGGCGTAGGCACGCATGGCGGCCTCGACGGCGAGCATGTGCTTACGAAGGGATTCGCTCTGGGTGAGTTCGTGCATCAGGGCCAGGGCGTCGGAGCGGGAAGGGAGCGACATCGGGGATCGCGGTCCGTAGGAGGGGGAGCGTCTGGTCCGACCAGCCGAACCGATCAATTTAGCATGGGATCGAGGGGAGAGCTTCCCCGGGCGTCGCCGTGTCCCCCGGGCTGTCCCCGCCCCCCTCGTCCCCAGGCGGCGCCCCGCGGCTTCGTTCCCGCACCGCTCCGGCGTCCTTCCGGCTCCCCTCCGGCGTCCCCCGGCTGCTCGCCGACGTCCCGCCGACGTCCCGCCGACGTCCCGCCGGCCTCCCGCCGGCCTCCCGCCGGCCTCGCTCCGGCCTCGCTCCGGCTTCCCTCCGACTTCCCGCCGGCTTCCCGCCGGCTTCCCGCCCAACGCCCGAGGGCGCTTCGGCTGAGCGCGCCGGGGCCCCGGCGCGCCGCACGTCAGTGCATCGGCGGGACTGCGCCGCGAGCACGTCCGGTTCTCCAGATGAGAAGGAGGGGGAGCGCGCAGACGAGGAGGAGGCCGTTGAGGAGATAGAGGCGGGCGAAGGCGATGACCGACGCCTGCGCCCCCAGCTGCTGCGACAGGATGGCCACCGCCTGTGCCTTGGCCTGCAGGTAGGGGGCGCCGTGGGCCATTGCGCCGCGGGTCAGCATGTCGAGCCGCTCCAGGGTCAGCGGGTCGGTCGCCCCCACGTGCTCGGTCAGGATCGCCCGCTGCGTCGCGGTGATGCGGCCGAGGAGGGTGGCCATGATCGCGATGCCTAACGAGCCGCCCAGCTGCCGCATGAGGTTGAAGAGCCCGGTGGCCTGCGCCAGGTCGCGCGCGTGCACGTCGGCCATGGCCGCATTCGAGAGCGGGACGAAGATCAGGCCCAGCGCCAGCCCGCGGAGGATCAGGGGCCAGTACAGCTCGTCGGTCCCGCTCTGCAGCGTGAGGCGCGACAGGAGCCACATGGACCCGAGGAAGCCGAAGGCGCCGAGCGTGATGGTATAGCGCGCATCCAGCCTCCCCCGCATGCGGCTCATGCCCGCCATCACGAAGGCCGAGGAGAGCGCCCCCGGGAGGAGGAGGAACCCCGTCTGCTCGGCCGAGAGGCCGTGCAGCTGCTGCAGGAAGATGGGGAGGACGAAGATGCCGCCGTACAGCGAGAGGCCGAGGGCGGCGGCGAACATCACGCCGACCGCGAGCTGCCGGCTCTTGAGGATACGGAAGTTGATGATCGGCTCGTCGATGGTCAGCTCGCGCCAGATGAGGAGGATCCCGGAGACGACGCACGTGACGGCGAGGGCGACGATGAAGCGCGACTCGAACCAGTCGTAGCGCTCGCCGCGCTCGAGCATCCACTGCAGCGACCCGATGCAGGCCGCGAGGAGGAAGATGCCGGTGCCGTCGATGGTGGTGGCCTTCTCCTGGTGTTCCGAGTCGCGCACGTACGAGGCGACCATGATGGCCGCCACGATGCCGAGCGGGACGTTGATGTAGAAGATCCAGGGCCAGTTGAAGTTGTCGGTGATCCAGCCACCGAGCGTGGGGCCGATGGTGGGGCCGACCATCACGCCGATGCCGAACATCGCCTGCCCGACCGCGATCTCCTGGGGAGGGAAGGCCTCGAAGAGCGTGGACTGGGCGGTGGAGAGGAGCGCGCCGCCGCCGATTCCCTGGATCACGCGCCAGGTGACGAGCATTCCCAGCGACGTCGAGGCGCCGCAGAAGAACGACGCCGCGACGAACAGGAGGATCGAGGTGGTGAGGTAGCGCGTGCGCCCGAAGTAGGCGGACAGCCACCCCGACATCGGGATGATGATGACGTTGGCGACGATGTACCCCACCGACACCCAGGTGATCTCGTCCACCGTGGCGCCGAGGTTCCCCATCATGTGGGGGATGGCGACGTTCACGATGGACGTGTCGATGAGCTCGAGCACGGCCGCCAGCGTGACGGCGATGGCGATGAGGTACTTGTGCCGGTACTTGTCCTCCTCGGCGGCGAGGGCCGTCGGCGGCAGGATCGGGACGGGCGACGGGAGGACCGTACTGCTCATGCGCCTAACGCGTCCTGACGTGGACGTTCACCGACATGCCCGGGCGGAGGGGGCGGTCGGCGCCGCACCCCCGGGTGACGGCGATGCGGACCGGGACGCGCTGCACGACCTTGGTGAAGTTGCCGGTGGCGTTGTCGGGGGGGATGAGCGCGAACTTGGCGCCGGTGGCCGGGCTGAGCGAGGCGACGCGTCCCTCGGCGCTGCAGCCGGGATAGGCGTCGACGTCGAATGCGGCCGGCTGGCCGGCACGCAACCGGGCCAGCTGCGTCTCCTTGAAGTTGGCGGAGACCCAGATGTCGCGGTCGTCGACGACGGTGAGGACGGGCTGCCCGGCCTGCACGAGCTGCCCCGACTCGACCTGCTTGCGGGAGACGAAGCCGTCGTGCGGAGCGAGGATGCGGGTGTACGTCAGCTGCAACGCCGCGTTGTCGCGCACGGCGGTGGCGGCGGCCAGCCGCGCCTGGGCGAGGCGCGTCCCCACCCGGGCGTTGTCCACGCCGGCGGTGGCGCCCGCCAGCTGCCGCTCGGCCGCCTCGACGTTCGCCGCCGAGGCGCGGACGGCGAGCTGGGCGGCATCGAGCTGCTGGCGTGACACGATCTGCTTGTCGACGAGTTCCTCGACGCGCCCCAGGTCGGCCCGTGCCTTGGTGAGTCCGGCGCGGGCGGCGCCGAGCTGCGCCTCGAGGGCGGCTCGCTGGCTGGTGGCGGAGCGCAGAACCGCCTCCGACTGTCCGTCGACGCCGAGGCCGCCCGCAATGGCGCGGGCCGCCTCGAGATCGCCCTCTGCCTGCGCCAGGCGCACGCGGAACTCGGCGTCATCGAGGATGAGGAGCGTGTCGCCCTCCTTGACGCGCACGTTGTCGTCGACGAGGACGCGCGAGACGTAGCCGCCGACGCGGGAGACGACGGGGGTGATGTTTCCGTCGACCTGGGCGTTGTCGGTGGAGACGTGGCTGCGGCCGAAGCTCCATGCCCGGACGGCGGTGACGAGGGCGGCGACGGCGGCGAGCGCCGCGATGACGAGGATGACACGCCGGCGCCGGTTTCCCGCATCGGGCGTTGGTGGCGGGGGCGCGGGCGGAGCGGCGCTCGACTGGCGCAATTCGGGGGCGGCGGTGCTGGACATGGTGCGAGGCGTAAGGGGCGAGCGAAGCGTCGAGGGGGCGATC contains:
- a CDS encoding HAD family hydrolase; its protein translation is MSLPSRSDALALMHELTQSESLRKHMLAVEAAMRAYALEFGEEVERWGLAGLMHDFDYERWPNSAHAPDAEHPAEGVRLLRERGYPDDVLQAILGHAQYTGVARESRMAKTLFAVDELTGLITATALVKPSRSIHDVDARSVMKKMKDKAFARGVSREDVVNGAADLGVELEPHIQFVINAMRACAGDLGLAGVPAAAP